The nucleotide window ACAAGTCCTTAAGCGGATCCGGCCTTATATTACGCAATTTAACTCATCGGGGTATATCAATGATTTAGTTGGCGGGGATATTTGCTTTGCTTTTGGCTGGTCTGGCGATATTGTGATTGCTGGGCGGCGCGCGCGTGAGGCAAAGAAAGATTATCAAATTCAATACTTTATTCCGCAGAGCGGGGCACCGATTTGGTTTGATGTGATGGCGATCCCGAAAGATGCGCCACATAAAGAGGCAGCGCTACAATGGATCAATTATATTGAAACCCCGCAAGTCCATGCGGCAATTACGAATCAAGTCTATTATCCGAGTGCGAATATGCTCGCTAAGCAGTACTTAGACCCTTTAGTGGCGCATGACCCGGCAATTTATCCCAGCTCTGAGATGATTAAAAAGCTATTTTTGCTTAAACCGTTACCGCCTGAGACGGCGCGGTTAATGACGCGTTTATGGACTGAATTTAAAACCGGTTTTTAGTATTTGTTTTTTTATTGTAAAGGTATTAAGTTTTAATGAGCAGAGATTCATCGCATGGATTGGGCTGGCCCCCTCCCGTTACGCCTGCTAAGCCATTGAGTCTGCACAGCCAGGAAAGCGACTTTGTCCAAATTATTGACGCCGTAAAAAGATTTGGCGCGACTACGGCTGTGCAAAATGTCAGTTTGTCGGTCAAACGAGGGGAAATTTTTGCCCTGCTTGGCAGTTCAGGTTGTGGCAAATCGACCTTGCTTAGGATGTTAGCGGGTTTTGAAACTTTGACCTCAGGCCGCATTTTGATTGATGGCGAAGACCTGGCCCAAATGCCGCCATATCGGCGTCCGGTGAATATGATGTTCCAGTCTTATGCGTTGTTTCCGCATATGACGGCGCAAGCTAATGTCGCGTTTGGCCTTAAGCAAGAAGGCCGACCCAAAGCAGAAATTCAAGAGCGCGTGGCAAGCGCGCTTGAGCTGGTGCAAATGAGCCACTTGGCTAAGCGTAAGCCGCATCAACTGTCAGGTGGTCAGCAGCAGCGTGTGGCGCTCGCGCGCAGCTTGGTTAAACGACCCAAATTGCTGCTGCTTGATGAACCCATGTCGGCGTTGGATAAACAAATTCGGCAACGTACGCAGATTGAATTGATGGATATTCTGGATAAAGTCGGCGTGACTTGTATCATGGTCACGCATGACCAAGAAGAAGCCATGGTCATGGCGGACCGACTGGCGGTGATGACGGCTGGGCGGATTGTGCAAATTGGCATGCCGCAAGAAGTCTATGAATATCCGAATAGCCGCTTTTGCGCTGAATTTATTGGCTCAACGAATTTTTTTGCTGGCACGATCGTGGAGGATGAGGCGGATCATATCTTTGTGGAAAGCGCAGAATTGCCTAAGCCTCTATACGTGAGCCATGGCGTGACGGGCCAGTTTGGCATGGAAGTAACGATTTCTGTGCGCCCAGAACGAGTGGCTGTCACGCGCCAAGCGCCGGCCCAAAATTACAATTGGGCGCACGGTAAAGTGGACAATATTGCATACCGCGGTGGTTATACGCTTTACCATGTGGTGCTTGATTCCGGCAAAATGGTGGTGGCGAATGTTTCAAGTTTAGCGCTCACGGAAATGCAGGCGCCGACTTACGACGATGAAGTATTTATTAGTTGGAGCCCAGAGTCGGGCGTGGTGCTGACAAAATGAAAGCCTGGCTGCAACGCTTAGCCCCACAAGGCCGCGCCGCGGTCATCGCCGGCCCTTATATTTGGCTTTTGCTGTTTTTCTTCGTCCCTTTTTTGTTAGTCGTTAAAATCAGCTTTGCAGATTTGCGACTCGGGATCCCCCCTTATAGTGAGCTGGCGGTGCTCAAAGAGGGCGTGCTCAAGATCACGCTGCAACTGTCCAATTATGGGTTTTTATTAACGGATAACCTGTACTTTGCTACCTATGTGAATTCATTGAAAGTAGCGGCGATTTCTACTGTACTGTGCCTACTCATCGGTTATCCGATGGCGTATTACATTGCTCGCTCAAACCCAGTCACGCGTAATATCTTGCTGATGGCGGTCATGCTGCCCTTTTGGACTTCGTTTTTGATTCGCGTTTATGCCTGGATTGGTATTTTGAAGAATAACGGCTTATTGAATAATTTTTTAATCTGGGCCGGTCTGATCGAAACGCCAATCGAGCTTTATCACACCAATATCGCGGTATATATCGGGATGGTGTATTCATATCTGCCTTTTCTAGTGATGCCGCTCTACGCGCATTTAGTCAAAATGGATTTACGTTTATTAGAAGCCGCCCATGATTTGGGGGCGCGGCCCTGGAAAGCTTTTGTGCAAATTACCTTGCCGCTTTCAAAAAATGGCATTATGGCCGGTTGTCTGCTGGTTTTTATTCCGGCAGTAGGGGAATATGTGATTCCAGAATTGCTGGGCGGCGCTGACACTTTAATGATTGGCCGCGTTATGTGGAATGAATTTTTTAATAATGCTGATTGGCCTATGGCTTCAGCTGTCACTTGTGCAATGGTATTACTGTTATTGGTGCCAATGGCGCTGTTTCAGCATTCTCAAGTCAAAGAGCTTGCTGGCAAGTCATGATCAAACCACACCGATCATTACGCTTTGCCATGCTGGGCACGGGTTTCTTTTTTCTATACGCGCCGATTATCAGTTTGATTGTCTACTCTTTTAATGAGTCGGCTTTAGTCACGGTATGGACCGGGTTTTCCTTAAAATGGTATGAAGCGCTGCTGCATGACAAAGAGCTGCTTGCGGCTGCATGGCTATCGTTACGGATTGCCGCGCTCACCGCTTTTGCCTCGGTGGCGATTGGCACCTGGGCGGGTTTTGTGTTGGCGCGGATGGGGCGTTTTCGCGGCTTTACGCTGTATAGCGCGATGATTAATGCGCCGTTAGTGATTCCTGAGGTGATTCAAGGGATTTCGTTGTTATTGCTGTTTGTCGAGCTGAGTAATTTCTTGGGGTGGCCGACTGAACGAGGGATCCTCACGATCTGGGCGGGTCACGTGATGTTAGGGATTTCTTATGTGGCTATTATTGTCCAATCGCGCGTGCGCGACTTGAATCCAGCGCTAGAAGAAGCCGCGCTTGATCTTGGCGCAACGCCAATTAAGGTATTTTTTACGGTGACTTTACCTTTAATTTCACAGGCCTTGATTGCCGGTTGGCTGCTATCGTTTACCTTATCCATTGATGACCTCGTGCTGTCATCCTTTTTGTCGGGGCCCGGCTCGACAACCTTACCGTTAGTCGTATTTTCGCGTGTGCGTTTGGGTCTGAATCCAGAAATGAATGCGCTTGCTACGATTTTTATTACAGTTGTAACAATTGGTGTCGTGATCGCCACCCATATGATGCAAGTCTCAGAGCGCAAACGTAAAATGCAAGCCGTATAAGCGCCTCTTGGTGTGCGCTTACTTTGATACAGTTTGTAATGGTTATTTATAAAAGCCTTAGCTACACTGATAAATATGTTTTAGGTTGCTAGAATTACATAGCACGAATCGGCTATCACAACTTTTTTTGGCTTTGGGTCATGCGAAATAACTTTATTCGCTCTGCGCTACCGCCGGTTGCTTATTTAAGCCTGCTGATGGTGTTAAGTATCATACCTCGGTTAGCCTTTGGGGTCCCGGCTGCGCCAGACTCACCCTATACGCCGCGTAAGTCGAGCTCAGCCCCGTCTAGATTGGTGGCTACGATCCATGTAAAAAGTCATACTGCGGCGTATCGGAGCCCAGCTTATGCGCAGCGTGCGCAGGTGCGGCGCATGAGGAATGTGCGTCACGCCGCATTTAAGCCCCCGCCATCGTTAGGGCGCTCCTTTGGTTTACATCAAACGCCAGATGCGCTTGCGTTGCGTTCAAGTGTTGCGTACGTGATTGATCAGAATACAAATGAAGCGTTGTTTGAGAAAAATGCGCAGGCAGTGTTACCGATTGCCTCAATTAGCAAGCTGATGACAGCGATGGTAACGCTTGATGCCAATTTGCCGCTGACGGAGATACTTGAGGTGAGCAACGCGGACCGTGATTTTGAAAAAGGAACGAGCTCACGTTTATCCGTAGGGTCGCGCTTATCGCGCGCTGATATGCTGCATATCGCGTTGATGTCGTCTGAAAACCGTGCCGCGGCGGCTTTGTCGCGCTACTATCCAGGTGGCCGGCTGGCGTTTGTTACAGCGATGAACCAAAAAGCCCAAAGCTTGGGGATGAAAGATACGCACTTTTTAGATCCAACTGGACTTTCCAGCCATAATGTTTCCAGCGCGCGCGATTTGGCTAAAATGGTCAAAGCCGCTTATCAGTATCCAGTGATCCGTGAATTCTCAACGGATGCGAATCATAATGTCTTTACTAGCAGAAAGGCGCTTCAGTATCGAAGCACCAATGCGCTGGTGCGCAATCCAAGCTGGGAAATTGGTCTGCAAAAAACCGGTTTTATCCGTGAAGCGGGTGAGTGTTTGGTGATGCAAGCCACGATTCAAAATCGCCCGCTAATTATCGTATTGCTTGACTCGACGGGCAAATACTCACGCCTAGGCGATGCTAAACGCATCCGCAGTTGGGTTGGCAATGGCGGCGTGCAGCATATGAGTCGAGCCGACGCCGCAGACAGTTAAAGCAATCTTCTTATT belongs to Mycoavidus sp. B2-EB and includes:
- a CDS encoding ABC transporter ATP-binding protein, producing MSRDSSHGLGWPPPVTPAKPLSLHSQESDFVQIIDAVKRFGATTAVQNVSLSVKRGEIFALLGSSGCGKSTLLRMLAGFETLTSGRILIDGEDLAQMPPYRRPVNMMFQSYALFPHMTAQANVAFGLKQEGRPKAEIQERVASALELVQMSHLAKRKPHQLSGGQQQRVALARSLVKRPKLLLLDEPMSALDKQIRQRTQIELMDILDKVGVTCIMVTHDQEEAMVMADRLAVMTAGRIVQIGMPQEVYEYPNSRFCAEFIGSTNFFAGTIVEDEADHIFVESAELPKPLYVSHGVTGQFGMEVTISVRPERVAVTRQAPAQNYNWAHGKVDNIAYRGGYTLYHVVLDSGKMVVANVSSLALTEMQAPTYDDEVFISWSPESGVVLTK
- a CDS encoding ABC transporter permease subunit, which codes for MKAWLQRLAPQGRAAVIAGPYIWLLLFFFVPFLLVVKISFADLRLGIPPYSELAVLKEGVLKITLQLSNYGFLLTDNLYFATYVNSLKVAAISTVLCLLIGYPMAYYIARSNPVTRNILLMAVMLPFWTSFLIRVYAWIGILKNNGLLNNFLIWAGLIETPIELYHTNIAVYIGMVYSYLPFLVMPLYAHLVKMDLRLLEAAHDLGARPWKAFVQITLPLSKNGIMAGCLLVFIPAVGEYVIPELLGGADTLMIGRVMWNEFFNNADWPMASAVTCAMVLLLLVPMALFQHSQVKELAGKS
- a CDS encoding ABC transporter permease subunit, with protein sequence MKPHRSLRFAMLGTGFFFLYAPIISLIVYSFNESALVTVWTGFSLKWYEALLHDKELLAAAWLSLRIAALTAFASVAIGTWAGFVLARMGRFRGFTLYSAMINAPLVIPEVIQGISLLLLFVELSNFLGWPTERGILTIWAGHVMLGISYVAIIVQSRVRDLNPALEEAALDLGATPIKVFFTVTLPLISQALIAGWLLSFTLSIDDLVLSSFLSGPGSTTLPLVVFSRVRLGLNPEMNALATIFITVVTIGVVIATHMMQVSERKRKMQAV
- the pbpG gene encoding D-alanyl-D-alanine endopeptidase — protein: MRNNFIRSALPPVAYLSLLMVLSIIPRLAFGVPAAPDSPYTPRKSSSAPSRLVATIHVKSHTAAYRSPAYAQRAQVRRMRNVRHAAFKPPPSLGRSFGLHQTPDALALRSSVAYVIDQNTNEALFEKNAQAVLPIASISKLMTAMVTLDANLPLTEILEVSNADRDFEKGTSSRLSVGSRLSRADMLHIALMSSENRAAAALSRYYPGGRLAFVTAMNQKAQSLGMKDTHFLDPTGLSSHNVSSARDLAKMVKAAYQYPVIREFSTDANHNVFTSRKALQYRSTNALVRNPSWEIGLQKTGFIREAGECLVMQATIQNRPLIIVLLDSTGKYSRLGDAKRIRSWVGNGGVQHMSRADAADS